In Lycium barbarum isolate Lr01 chromosome 9, ASM1917538v2, whole genome shotgun sequence, the DNA window aatcctaaaacaccacttattttgaaataaaatgaaaaacttAAAACActacttattatggaatggaagGAATAATTGGCTGGTAATATAATAAGCTTTTCGTTCTATTTTTGACTCCTAATTAATAGACGTGTCAAGTCAATATATAATAAGTAAAACAGGATTGAGGGAGTATATCATTTCTCAAGTGCTACACTTAATAGTCAACTAATTAGAGCATACTAGTGAACTTGAAAAAACAATAAATTATATCATTTTTTAAGTATTAAACTTAATAGTCAACTCATTCCAGCATGTTAATGAACATGAAAAAAACAATAAATGCTTCTTATTTTCGTAAAACGTCGTCAAAAAATATATAACCAATTCAACTTGCTAAAGTGACAAACTAAAACCGCAAAGAATATTATAGGAGTGGAGTTTACTAGTTtagtacccttttttttttttttttaataacgaATATCTAgattaatataaaaaaatataaaatcatttttgaaaGGAAATAAATAGAAATAAATAGGGTGGTCAACACTAAACGTAGTTAGAAGTAGGGTGATCCGGTGAAATACGGGTCTACAAAGGAGACTTTTGACGTACACTAAAGAATACAACTCAAAGTTTCTCTGATCTTGCCACGTTTAACAATAACACCATCCTGTGGACTCACTTCTTACGTGGCAAGATCATAGCTGTTCAAATCCTAAAAAGATGGTAAATACAAAGAATATACCTTAAGTGGATGCCAGCATCAAAGACCCTTTAAATAAGGCACCAATTCTCCAACTTCTCTTCATAACTCAGTTTACTCTTTCTCTCTTATTTTCTCAGAGTTCAGATTCAGTGAAGCTAAATAAATGCAATAAAccaaagttttgatatttttggctCTTTCTTAGAGCTTttgaacttaaaaaaaaaaaaaaaccaatcttTTCAAGATTTGGTTTTTTTAATTTGTGTTGTTTCTTGATTCGATTGCATTCGGTGGAAATTGAAATCTTGGTGAAGAAAAATCTTTAAGGTCAGTGTAAAGATCTTTCTTTTTATAATACCCTTTTGTTTATTTTTTGTGTTTATACTCCCATGCATGTGTGTTTTGATGGAGATATAGTGAAAATTCTGAGTTCTTGGGTTTGATCAATGGTTATCTGTTCTGTTCATGCCCATttagttatatatgtatattcctTTTTTTGTCATATTTGAAAAGGAATTTAGAACAtcaagtttttattttattttattttataagatTTATTTCATATTCTGTTTATTTTTGTACAGTAATGATGGATTTCCCCGTTGATTTAAGGATCATAGAGATTGATTTTTCCCATTTATGAACCCCCTAAAATAAGTTAAATGTTTGTTTTGTTCATTTtgtccaacccccccccccccccacccccccacccccaccccccggTTTTGCTGCTAGAGAGTAGGGAGAGGTATTTTTGGTGTTTGTTGTTTGTTTGTAAAGCTAGTCATAACTCATAAGGTCCAATTTGTACAAAAAACGCCTTGATGTAACATGAATTTTTGTTTCTTCTAGTAGTATATGTTgaaaatggaatcatgaaagaaaCTTTTCTGGTTCAATGTTTAGTTCTGTTTAGTATCCTCTGTTCATGAAAAGTATTAACTTATCTTTCAGATTTGTGGTTCACGTGTACCTGTTAGGCTGTTGCTTCCTTTTTTGAAAAGTCTTCCCCTTCttcaaagtaaaaataaaataaaatattatcatTTGAAAAAATACTCTGCATGACTTCTTAGCATGGACTATATATTTATTTTAGGAAAAACAAAAAGGAGTGTATTTAATTTTTCTCAATTATTGCTGTTTGACAGCAACTCTAAGCCTAATTTGACTAATATCAACCATTCCATATGTAAAAATATTTTACTGTGACTTATTTATACTCTAATACTTTAAATTAATTTTATGTCTTTTTGATGAAATCATTTGCTACATTTTTTTGAATGAACTTATTTTTTAACCCCAAGTATTTGTGATGATAACATCAGCCAGAATCTCAAGGAATCTGTGTGGCCCTATCTGGAAAATAGCATAGTTGATGTGATTTTGTAGCTTATTTTCTCAATATTGACTATTAAACGCATAGGTTCTTTATTGCCTTCACATACATTAGAATAGTCATAAATGTCACAGTATCGTTCACCAACTTTGAAAAGTAGCATGCATGTCAAGCATGTGTCAAATAAAAACAAATTAAATAAATAGACCAATAAAAAGACCTTGGTGTCCCTACCTTTGTCTTTTGCCAAGAAGTCAAATCTTCTCCTTACTTGACAAATTACGAACTTAATACTAAGATTACTGCAATCCCAAAATATCTTCTTGTTTTCTTCTGTAATTTGACAGTGTAAGTGACGTTAAAAAGCGGGATTAGTAACCTTTGACACTAAGTATGTTATACTTGTTATAACAGgctaaagtatacatttttgtatatattttttactATGTTAGTTATGTAAGTTGAATCCTTATAATTTACACCCTCTTGTGTTCTATATTTGCAGGAAGAAGGTTTGAGAAAGTTTAGTCATGGCTAACGATAATTTGAAAGTGCTAAATGCACTAGATGTTGCGAAAACACAACTTTATCACTTCACAGCAATTGTGATTGCTGGCATGGGCTTCTTTACTGATGCTTATGACCTTTTCTGCATTTCTATGGTCACTAAATTGCTTGGTCGCATTTACTACCATCAAGAAGGAGCATTGAAACCTGGCTCTCTGCCCCCTAATGTCTCATCAGCCGTTAACGGAGTCGCCTTCTGTGGAACCCTTACTGGACAACTGTTTTTCGGGTGGCTAGGAGATAAACTTGGAAGGAAGAAAGTTTATGGAATGACCCTTATGATTATGGTCATTTGTTCGATTGCCTCGGGGCTCTCTTTTGGTCATACACCAAAAAGCGTTATGACTACACTTTGTTTCTTCAGGTTTTGGCTAGGATTTGGCATTGGTGGTGATTACCCCCTTTCTGCCACCATCATGTCTGAGTATGCTAACAAAAAGACTCGTGGAGCGTTCATTGCTGCGGTgtttgccatgcaaggtttcggAATTCTTGCTGGTGGAATGGTGGCAATCATTGTTTCTGCGGCATTCAAAGGAGCATTCCCTGCACCAGCATATGGGACTAATGCTGTTGCTTCAACAGTCCCTCAGGCTGATTTCGTGTGGCGTATAATTCTCATGTTTGGTGCAATCCCAGCTGGAATGACTTATTACTGGCGTATGAAGATGCCTGAAACCGCACGTTACACTGCCTTGGTTGCCAAGAACTTAAAACAGGCAGCTAACGACATGTCCAAAGTGTTGCAAGTCGAAATTGAAGCAGAGCCAGAGAAAGTCGAGAATGCCGCTCAAGACGGTCCGAATAGCTTTGGTTTGTTCACTAAGGAGTTCCTCCGTCGCCATGGACTTCACTTGCTCGGAACTGCTAGCACATGGTTCCTGTTGGACATTGCTTTCTACAGTCAGAACCTTTTCCAGAAGGACATTTTCAGTGCGATCGGATGGATTCCACCAGCACAAACGATGAACGCGTTGGAAGAAGTTTACAGAATTGCTAGGGCACAAACTATTATTGCCCTTTGCAGTACTGTTCCTGGTTACTGGTTTACGGTGGTATTTATCGATAGAATTGGTCGATTTGCAATTCAGTTGATGGGATTCTTCTTCATGACAGTCTTCATGTTTGCCTTAGCCATTCCGTACCATCACTGGACTCTCAAAGATAACAGAATCGGGTTCGTGGTCATGTACTCACTCACCTTTTTCTTTGCGAATTTTGGTCCAAATGCTACAACATTCGTGGTCCCCGCGGAGATTTTCCCGGCCAGGCTTAGGTCCACATGCCATGGTATATCAGCAGCAGCTGGGAAAGCAGGAGCTATGGTTGGTGCATTCGGGTTCTTGTACGCTGCTCAGCCCCAGGATCCCAAAAAGACTGATGCCGGTTACCCTGCTGGTATTGGGGTGAGGAACTCGCTGATCATCCTAGGTTGTGTTAACTTCCTTGGAATGATATTCACATTCTTGGTGCCAGAATCCAATGGGAAGTCATTGGAAGAAATGTCAAGGGAAAATGAAGGGGAAGAGGAAAGTGCTGGAACTGAAATGAGGGGGGCTAGTGGAAGGACAGTTCCTGTTTAATTTTGGAAAATTTGGTATATACTAATGATGCATTTTGAGTGAATTTGTTtgtggtctttggagcaacacATCTTGGGATGAAAGAGTTGTTTTGTGGTATGTTTTAAGATGGAATAAGCTCTTACTATTTTGTTTGTTTCTGATGGTAATTAGACATTATCTTAGTACTGCAGATCCCTGAAATTCTGAGATATATAAAGTGATTAACTAAAGGAGGTTGTTTTGTTGTCTATTTCTTGGTTAACTAAAGGATATTGTTTTTTGTTGTCTATTTCTTTCTATTAAGAATTGAATTATAATTATGAAGAAAATGCTTTTGCATCAGAGAAGTTCTTGTGTAGTTCATTTCTTGTCTCTTATCAGTGTCACTTGACCCGTGCTCAATACTAATATTaaaattactttttatttttttctcgcTTTTTGTGACATTAAGTTAAGGAGTAGTTCGACATTTTCTACGAACCGCTAAAAActaaatcataaaacaaaagtatTTGAAAGCTAAAGaagaatttctttttattttcaaataaattcatgatATAAGAGCTCTTCTCTTTTTAATTTCATTGAATGCTTTTAAAAATATGGTGTCCGATATTCAAATTGAACTTTATCTATGAGTGTTCAAGAAATGCTCGCACGATTTTTCAACCTCAAATAAACAAAGAAACTATGATTTATTAATAGTGAATAAGTGACGTTATAATTAACGGGAAATGAAATTATGTATTACAAAGCAATAATCTGTAGACGAAGCTAATCATTAATTTGTTTGCAAATGTTtttattctttatttttctttatcgCACTGGGTATTTTAATATTTATTGTTGAAATTCAACATCAAAAAGACCGTCTTATACTTTTTTGTAAAACATTCCGGGAAGAAACAACAAATACAACGATCGATTTTAAGCTTAAATTAATAAACAACACAAAAATATATTCATTGATTTTATTAGTTATCCTAAAGGTACTACTTTCAATAGCAAGCTCATCATATAAAAACTCAACAAATTATTCGTAGTAATATTAAATTCTAAAATCTCTAAAGGAGTGCACACGCAATATTGTTAGTGGTTTCTATAGTTTTGAGCTTAAGATAGGAGAATGAGATCAATAAATAGACTTGCAAGTATCTATATAGGTTAGTCTgaatgttttaaaaggcagtttcaaGGCTCGCCTTGGGACGGGGCAATGGCAAAATGCCCAAGGgctcacgtgcggggcttagttcctgtgaGGCTTACACCCTAAACGCCCAACTGTATACCCTAAACACCCCTAACGCCCAACGCTTGAGGCTCgtctaacagttcttacacaaattatatgttaaattccttaattaaaatcgattaccctcataattctttaacaaatgaatgatacttaatagttttcaTCTATATAAATAAGAAGATTCAGTTTAACTCAAATAGCAATTCGTAGCATTGCATATATACTATTTGAGAatatcgtgagggtgaatatcacttaatatttcttttaaaaatacatagttGAAtggtacattttcacttgtcattggtcttttgttttatgtatcaaaattatcatattttattatttcgttatttgaaagtaattttatttttattcatgaaggagttatgttttaattataatactgataaagtttattgattatttgcttagggagataaaatgaatagtatgatagtaatattgttttaagaaattttgaattattcattgtttgaaagttaagatgttagagttgatttgcatttcataacagcttttatttcattatattatttatacttgtaaaattatgttatatatatttacaAGTTGTAAGTAGCGTATAATGAATTGCTTTGATTAGTTTTTTGTGAGAATCACGCGCGCgcgcgagagagagagagagagaaagagagagagagagagagagagagatttcatttatttacaattttttaatgtaatttaccttattttattgtaattatgttattttatgaaatactaaaaatttaATATCCATGAGGCTTACATTAAACGTCCCGTCTTTTAAAACACTATTAGTCATAATTATCTCAGAAGATGGAATTATTAAGTAATGAATATGCACAATGTCTAATTGTCTTAGTAGATTTATTATAGATTTATTAAGTAATGAATATGtttcttgatttcatttttttgttAAGGGAAAAAAGTGTGCCTTCCGTGTCATTTTATGTGAAGGTATTACTATTTGGGTAGTCATACCGTTtttcttttactatatttttcttactttttaaatattttgatttACTAACTATGTGGACTTATAATACTTTTGAatcattaaaataaaatttatatttttgaaaacAACGCAAAAATATATGAATTGTTGGTTATTTTATTTCTTGAATAGTTGCACTCCTAAGTGGATCATTATATTTTAAGATTATTTTTTGTTGATGAAAGcttataaataaaataatacaaGCAACACATGTTTGTTTACCACGTAGAAAATTAGTGACAAAATATCAGTACATGCAACGCAAAATAGTAGGTGCGGGAAGGGGGGGATTTAATTAGAGTCTTGCAAAATATCTTAAAAGTGTTTTTTCTTATTTACCAAATTATGTGATGGCAATTAAAGTAATACTGAACTAAATTAAGGGCAACATAAAAGAGGAATAGGATAAAATCTAAAAGTTAGAACAACAAATCAACAACACATGTCACTACTAAAAGTAACTCTAGGAAATTACAAAAATGACATTGTGATGACTACAAAAACTCCACATTCTTGCTTTTATATAGTAGTAATCCACATTCttgcttatatatagtagtaatgttCTCTCCACATGTGTAACGAGAGAAAATCCCCCAAAGTGAAAATATTCTGGATGCATTTCATTTGATTCTCTTTGATAAGATACATAACCTATTTCACTCAAGTGAAGGTATTTTGGATGGATTTCATTTGATGCTCTTTGGTATGATAGAAACTCATTTAACTCAGTGTCTAAGAGTTTTAGCAGTTATGCAAAGGAGTGTGGTTCGTTCGATAAATTCCTACCATTTTTGGCTTCACCCTAATTCCTGAATAAGCTAGGATCATTCTCGCTAAATTCAATCTTGAAGAGAATAAGCTAACAGCGTCGCTAAATTCAATCTTGAATGATTCATGGATGGAACATTAGTCTCACTAAGTTCAGTCTTGAATGATTCCTCGATGGAGTTAGGTGataacacaatcaattcaacctcaagttaactatcctatctctagctcaagttattagatgggtagggtaccaaaagatggatcaatgaagaacaaaaggttaaagtttgtaacatggttgccaaagaaaaggttaaaggctcaaaaggggttgactagggagaatatgcaagggtaggatatttaaggcacaaaagcggttcaatgaaggcctaacatcatttttcaaaccaagtgtagtctaggatttcacattgaaactcattccgggcaagttctagaccacaaataatgcaacagaactcacaaataaacctcatcacacatggcacatgaaaactcaagtagaatatgtatccaagaacaaattgaaacaaatgaactcaaaaagtcactcatagccaaaagagactaattagtgaaagtaagagccaaaaattgaatctaaaagtcacaacaagaacccttacttcaatcatttttttctttttcaaaaatcaagaattcatatgccaagATTTAAATATGTTGGTACCAAGTAAGCCAAAAGTTAGTCAAGAGGcaaaaaaaatcacatcccaataccatttttactcctaaactacctaactaagaatgaaaataaattaagtaaagtgactaatccacaacatgccaaaagaacgacattttcagaaatttgagcaagttccatttgtaacaacgTCTATCCACAGCCACAACGACAGTCACAAAACAAGCCCGACAAGGTTACAAataaagcataaccaaaatataatgtgctagctatcacatgtcacccccaactacaaacaatgtagtgtcctcactgcacataatcaaacaaaacataaaacagtaaggaaagagaaaaaaaaaaaaaaaaaaaattttttttttttttttttttttttttttgctcactggcacgacctgcgacccgtcctgcgatttcgcaggtatgacctgcgagtcgcaggtacgACCtgcgaaagttttttttttttttttttttttttttgtctctgtcACACTATGCGACCAGACCTGCGatttcgcaggtatgacctgcgtTTCGCAGGTATTACCTACGTTTCGCAGGTTATGccaccagatttttttttttttaactgattttaggggctgtccggatatccaacatgctcaaaacaactccaaaaattctgaaactttgtagattagtcaaaaaccataaactaaactattctaaaaaataaaatttcaaaaacgatttaaaacttttaaaacgatgggttacctcccaccaagcgcttgatttaacgtcgcggcacgacggttacctttaccacttttccttccatttggaagatatgaatttgcgccccaactttgaatcaagatcatgatggcgctcatggggcggtggcagaaaaacgaggccaactttcgggtatcgcattttgcacttcttggcccttaagtgaggcatgccattttgtcttcttggcatagcaaacttcaaaatgaaaacgctttcttcttcattttcacaattctccataggctcggttagttcaacttccatatcatcaaccaagcacaatgttgaaaaatggttggaatgtggtctaaggcgctccattttcaaattcacttcatttttgacatcctcacccaaaaatgaactagagtcttcaaaaaccattatatgaacttttttatgcaactctagtatcatttcttcaatttcggcatcttgcattatatttggattggtcggttggcaatttatcattagctcttgaaaatcaatgttgaccactttttcattggaaactaacttaaaactactatccatgactatttgatgttgagtattgcatacctcaacttttgcattcaattcggctttcaagtcacggatagcaatttcaagttccttcaactcttgcctttgctcaacatggatttttacaaattcttccaccatcctcgaaatgtcttctcgatgatccccataggctctaagttgttgagcttgagacataagccaatcttggctcactatttccactttgtcaaggctttcttcaagttgagagtcattcaaagcttgtagaaATTCACTCTTGGAGACATTCATGTTTTGGTCACTTTCTTGCCTACTTTCAacatcctcaagttgttgagcattatgaatctgaaccaataatttcatttgatcctccaagatgtgaatagctttgtcattgcaattaattgcttgcctcaagtcatcaagtggttgcctcaagtccttaaccgctaagtcctgtttttcaactttttcaaggatggtctctaacatgagcattatcctctcattttgagcatttgaggcttcttccatttccttatccctactatcatcaaaatcacaactagaatagtcatagtgggggttcggggaagggaaggacaaataatcacaattatcccaatgaccattttgaccaccacatctatcacatatactccactcataggtttgggattgtgcgcacaaccCGCCCCCggaagaattcaaacaattttgccatgagtgtggtcctccgcaataaagacaagggtcatcaaagtatgcataactaccatccgaccaattatcattatatgatgccatttttttttttttaaactgaacagtttttgcaaaaaaataaaaaaaactggacagtttttcagaactggacagtttctgcagaagcaaaaactggacagtttttcagaactggacagtttctgcagaagcaaaaactggacagtttttcagaactggacagttttgcaattctgcaaaactggtcagtttttcagaactggacagtttctgcagaagcaaaaactggacagtttttcagaactggacagttttgcaattctgcaaaactggtcagtttttttttttttttttttttttttttttttaaagcaatgaaagtttgaaccaaagcaagttagcttaaatcccaaactaactcaaatacgccaaattgttccccggcaacggcgccatttttgataacgtccaaatacactcctcaaagagaaagtgtacacggtcgtatgcaatatatttacccaactatgagtcggggtcgatcccacagggaacaatatgctaggcgattaagaaagtagggaactttcaccaactacgctaaagccaaacgataaatgatattttgggtttttgagaaatttatgactaatgcgaaaatatataaactaacctagaaagcaagtaaattgatcaatggccacaagcatggatacaaaggaaattacactcaagtaacgatccaatatattttatgatattacaactaagagcgggtctatgttaatagataatgatttctaaaatctcattgaaagtttctcaaccaaatcaatgaatttcactctaagctttctcaagccttagagtgtgatgttaaacacaatcaattcaacctcaagttaactatcctatctctagctcaagttattagatgggtttaatgacccaaatccttgctatcaaactcttttcctaactttcactttctttctcaagcaaagtaaaagtgcttaggcacaaataatgtttgcaaccattaggagatatttaagcatgaagagttaatagaaaaacaataaacccacttcattagaaataaaaatcattcaatacataagcataacaagagattcaatccaaactttaatcaagaatattttcataaacaagattcaagtattgaaatgaaatactacacacttagatatacaatacaaaacaagagattgaagaaatgaattaaaggtttaagaaatgctcaaccaaatcttcaaatcttcaaccccaaagtgtggtgtagatgaaccctagcctccaagcttgcaaaatggcaaaagatgaataaaattgctcccttctctttcttttgtaattacctcattttttcaagttccaaaaatgacaaaatatgccccaaatttcagtttttgcagttctgcccgttttttgcagttctgtcccgtttttgcaaaactgtccacttttgacagttttgcaaaactgtgcagtttttgtccaatttgacctctttttgacttggtttcttccgatcacttctaaatcacataaacctataaaatggaagtaaacgacattaaatgcactattttttcaatcaaaacatagcaacaatctaagattaaagaagaaataagttggtaaaataccaacttatcattaGGCTTAAGTGAATGAAATTTGTTGTTatttgtaacgacctgtttggtcattTAGCACTTTTGAATTCGTTTTCGCTAAAATACCATTTTCGTAGTTTTAAATggtattcttgacttgcgggaATTTGTGTCATGGTGATTTAATTGgcgggtattttttttttttgaaatagatttatttaatatgtgtgaatagtttatttataggaaTATGAGTTTTCACACATATAAGGTCTAAGTTGGTAATTAAAGTATTTGACGGAATGATTACATTTATTATAATGGTTAAGTGAGTCAGTAAATTGTAGAAATTATTGGGTTAAGTTATGAGGCTTAACCCACTTCTTATGAGCCATATATATTAGAAGCCTAGGGTTTAAAAAGAATTCATTTACTGTGGacataaaaaataaagaaaatagaaacacTTTGACATAGTGGACGGCAACAAcagttcttatttttttttggtggaCCTAAATTCTAGAGAAAACAGGTAGATTACTTTTACATTCTTGTTCT includes these proteins:
- the LOC132608925 gene encoding LOW QUALITY PROTEIN: low affinity inorganic phosphate transporter 1-like (The sequence of the model RefSeq protein was modified relative to this genomic sequence to represent the inferred CDS: inserted 1 base in 1 codon; deleted 1 base in 1 codon), yielding MANDNLKVLNALDVAKTQLYHFTAIVIAGMGFFTDAYDLFCISMVTKLLGRIYYHQEGALKPGSLPPNVSSAVNGVAFCGTLTGQLFFGWLGDKLGRKKVYGMTLMIMVICSIASGLSFGHTPKSVMTTLCFFRFWLGFGIGGDYPLSATIMSEYANKKTRGAFIAAVFAMQGFGILAGGMVAIIVSAAFKGAFPAPAYGTNAVASTVPQADFVWRIILMFGAIPAGMTYYWRMKMPETARYTALVAKNLKQAANDMSKVLQVEIEAEPEKVENAAQDGPNSFGLFTKEFLRRHGLHLLGTASTWFLLDIAFYSQNLFQKDIFSAIGWIPPAQTMNALEEVYRIARAQTIIALCSTVPGYWFTVVFIDRIGRFAIQLMGFFFMTVFMFALAIPYHHWTLKDNRIGFVVMYSLTFFFANFGPNATTFVVPAEIFPARLRSTCHGISAAAGKAGAMVGAFGFLYAAQPQDPKKTDAGYPAGXWGEELADHPRLCNFLGMIFTFLVPESNGKSLEEMSRENEGEEESAGTEMRGASGRTVPV